In Halosegnis marinus, one genomic interval encodes:
- the ncsA gene encoding tRNA 2-thiolation protein NcsA — MDCDKCGADAVTHLAYSGLHLCGDCFSQSVEKRVRRRVREDGLLDQSATPDDPDTWVVGLSGGKDSVVLTKVLHDTFESDPRVELVGLTIHEGIEGYRDESVDACVELAADLDLRHELVTYEEEFGVRMDDVAADDPEGMAPCAYCGVFRRDLLERYADDLGADKLLTGHNLDDEAQTALMNFLEGDPKQVAKHFDASLGGFDDEGRETQDTFVPRAKPLRDVPEKEVALYAHLNDLPAHITECPHASEAYRGEIQQLLLKLEENHPGTRHSIMAGYEQLAEAAADSLRGGADDLDECDRCGAPTDNDVCRKCYLVEAVGGDPEPASPE; from the coding sequence ATGGACTGCGACAAGTGCGGGGCCGACGCGGTCACGCACCTCGCCTACTCGGGCCTGCACCTCTGTGGCGACTGCTTCTCGCAGTCGGTCGAGAAGCGGGTCCGCCGCCGGGTGCGCGAGGACGGCCTCCTCGACCAGTCGGCGACGCCCGACGACCCCGACACGTGGGTCGTCGGCCTCTCGGGCGGGAAGGACAGCGTCGTCCTCACGAAGGTGCTCCACGACACCTTCGAGTCGGACCCCCGCGTCGAACTCGTGGGACTGACCATCCACGAGGGCATCGAGGGGTACCGCGACGAGAGCGTGGACGCCTGCGTCGAGCTCGCCGCCGACCTCGACCTGCGCCACGAACTCGTCACCTACGAGGAGGAGTTCGGCGTCCGCATGGACGACGTCGCGGCCGACGACCCCGAGGGGATGGCCCCCTGCGCGTACTGCGGGGTGTTCCGCCGCGACCTGCTCGAACGCTACGCCGACGACCTCGGCGCGGACAAGCTCCTGACGGGGCACAACCTCGACGACGAGGCCCAGACCGCGCTGATGAACTTCCTCGAGGGCGACCCCAAGCAGGTCGCCAAGCACTTCGACGCCTCGCTGGGCGGGTTCGACGACGAGGGACGGGAGACCCAGGACACCTTCGTTCCCCGCGCCAAGCCGCTGCGCGACGTGCCCGAGAAGGAGGTCGCGCTGTACGCCCACCTCAACGACCTGCCCGCCCACATCACGGAGTGCCCCCACGCCAGCGAGGCCTATCGGGGCGAGATACAACAGCTCCTCCTGAAACTGGAGGAGAACCACCCCGGCACGCGCCACTCCATCATGGCCGGCTACGAGCAGCTCGCCGAGGCCGCCGCCGACTCGCTGCGCGGCGGCGCGGACGACCTCGACGAGTGCGACCGTTGCGGCGCGCCGACCGACAACGACGTCTGCCGGAAGTGCTATCTGGTCGAGGCCGTCGGCGGCGACCCCGAGCCGGCGAGCCCCGAGTAA
- a CDS encoding alpha/beta hydrolase, which translates to METRSFNGTGDRDLVLVLGWGNRFDHDTVEWLVDRLAGAGYRIHGFQLPTTITDFDAEWLAPVARTAESLAEYRLLTHSTGGLIGEFLPDPGMTVHLSPWWGFHDDLRNPLVSLAMKLPVSTPLLPAGIEAEDLGEHVTDERMREAPDRAAPTFLREAKRAQARLPTFDEQRTSVFYTPEDPVVSAEAIERRVPPRNRVAYEGGHELFASASRTRHIDTVLAALDAGPRALTDERKP; encoded by the coding sequence ATGGAGACGCGCTCGTTCAACGGCACCGGTGACCGCGACCTCGTGCTCGTGCTCGGCTGGGGGAACCGGTTCGACCACGACACTGTCGAGTGGCTCGTCGACCGCCTCGCCGGCGCCGGCTACCGCATCCACGGCTTCCAGCTCCCCACGACGATCACGGACTTCGACGCCGAGTGGCTCGCCCCCGTCGCCCGGACCGCCGAGTCGCTCGCAGAGTACCGACTGCTCACCCACTCGACGGGCGGGCTCATCGGGGAGTTCCTCCCCGACCCGGGGATGACGGTCCACCTCAGCCCGTGGTGGGGCTTCCACGACGACCTCCGGAACCCGCTCGTCTCGCTGGCGATGAAGCTCCCCGTCTCGACGCCGCTGCTCCCCGCGGGCATCGAGGCCGAGGACCTCGGCGAGCACGTCACCGACGAGCGGATGCGCGAGGCGCCCGACCGGGCCGCGCCGACGTTCCTCCGCGAGGCGAAGCGGGCACAGGCGCGGCTCCCGACGTTCGACGAACAGCGGACGAGCGTGTTCTACACGCCCGAGGACCCGGTGGTGAGCGCCGAGGCCATCGAGCGGCGCGTCCCGCCGCGCAACCGCGTCGCCTACGAGGGCGGCCACGAACTGTTCGCCTCCGCGTCCCGGACGCGCCACATCGACACCGTGCTCGCGGCGCTCGACGCGGGGCCGCGGGCGCTGACCGACGAGCGAAAGCCGTAA
- a CDS encoding DUF7095 family protein produces MTEEGLARSEAVARVEAILDAVESETMPVPVREVWVYGDVVLGVDPVPRVNVYLTKDLLFKDAPEREAEFVESHGIEGVGKTVRAAWADEHPEYLRANSNGHAAPEKCLAAHLLDDDEPVHLEVCNTGFERNVTQRLEGAKARDDYTQLLDPRAAMLWAGNGEESRRSGEALSKLRENEFVLPTLSAALAMLGLEDDEADRAAERLREYQRDRRGATVRGDVV; encoded by the coding sequence ATGACAGAGGAGGGGCTGGCCCGGAGCGAGGCCGTCGCGCGGGTGGAGGCGATACTCGACGCGGTGGAGTCGGAGACGATGCCCGTCCCCGTCCGCGAGGTGTGGGTGTACGGGGACGTCGTGTTGGGGGTCGACCCCGTCCCGCGGGTCAACGTCTACCTGACGAAGGACCTCCTGTTCAAGGACGCCCCGGAGCGCGAGGCCGAGTTCGTCGAGTCGCACGGCATCGAGGGCGTCGGCAAGACGGTCCGCGCGGCGTGGGCCGACGAACACCCGGAGTACTTGCGGGCGAACAGCAACGGCCACGCCGCCCCGGAGAAGTGTCTCGCCGCCCACCTGCTCGACGACGACGAGCCGGTCCACCTGGAGGTGTGTAACACCGGCTTCGAGCGCAACGTCACCCAGCGGCTGGAAGGGGCGAAGGCGCGCGACGACTACACCCAGCTGCTCGACCCGCGGGCCGCGATGCTGTGGGCCGGCAACGGCGAGGAGAGCCGCCGGAGCGGGGAGGCGCTCTCGAAGCTCCGCGAGAACGAGTTCGTCCTGCCGACCCTGTCGGCGGCGCTGGCGATGCTGGGCTTGGAGGACGACGAGGCCGACCGCGCGGCCGAGCGGCTCCGCGAGTACCAGCGGGACAGACGCGGCGCGACGGTGCGCGGCGACGTCGTGTGA
- a CDS encoding ArsR/SmtB family transcription factor, whose product MEKALWYLLAGTRGGANRARIIRLLDARPRNANQLAEELDVDYNTVRHHLDALLEHDVVETGGDDYGKLYFLTDRFEGHREAFEEITEHI is encoded by the coding sequence ATGGAGAAGGCGCTGTGGTACCTGCTGGCCGGCACCCGCGGCGGCGCGAACAGGGCGCGTATCATCCGCCTGCTCGACGCCCGGCCCCGCAACGCCAACCAACTCGCGGAGGAACTCGACGTGGACTACAACACCGTCCGACACCACCTTGACGCGCTGTTAGAGCACGACGTCGTCGAGACCGGCGGCGACGACTACGGGAAACTGTACTTCCTCACCGACCGCTTCGAGGGCCACCGCGAGGCGTTCGAGGAGATAACGGAGCACATCTGA
- a CDS encoding aminopeptidase, protein MDPRIREHAEVLVDHCTDIERGDDVIVSGSPESEDLLVAVNELCAERGATTVVTMGSARASRAYDRAVDPDDIELNGMSLARAEAADVFINVRGGGNMLESSDVPPEIQQAKSAANKPVSDEVMSKRWNLTQFPTETGAQKAEMSTAAYEEFVWSAVNKDWDAVREHQSQLVDILDDADEVRIRSGDTTDVTMSVAGNVVENDYGEHNMPGGEVFTAPVPDSVEGEVLFDKPVLVQGREVLDARLVFEGGEVVEHSASKNEAVLTSLLDTDEGARRLGELGIGMNRDIDEFTYNMLFDEKTGDTVHMAIGMAYEDTVGADNERNDSAVHTDMIVDMSEDSVIEVDGEAVQRNGTFVFEEGFEA, encoded by the coding sequence ATGGACCCCCGAATCCGCGAGCACGCCGAGGTGCTCGTCGACCACTGTACCGACATCGAGCGGGGCGACGACGTCATCGTCAGCGGCTCGCCCGAGAGCGAGGACCTGCTCGTCGCCGTCAACGAACTGTGCGCGGAGCGCGGCGCGACGACCGTCGTCACGATGGGCTCGGCCCGCGCCTCGCGCGCCTACGACCGCGCGGTCGACCCCGACGACATCGAACTGAACGGGATGTCGCTGGCCCGCGCCGAGGCGGCGGACGTCTTCATCAACGTCCGGGGCGGCGGCAACATGCTGGAGTCGAGCGACGTCCCCCCGGAGATACAGCAGGCGAAGTCGGCCGCGAACAAGCCGGTCTCCGACGAGGTCATGTCGAAGCGGTGGAACCTCACGCAGTTCCCCACGGAGACGGGCGCACAGAAGGCCGAGATGAGCACCGCGGCGTACGAGGAGTTCGTCTGGAGCGCCGTCAACAAGGACTGGGACGCCGTGCGCGAACACCAGTCGCAGTTGGTCGATATCCTCGACGACGCCGACGAGGTCCGCATCCGTTCGGGCGACACGACGGACGTGACCATGTCCGTCGCCGGCAACGTCGTGGAGAACGACTACGGCGAGCACAACATGCCCGGCGGCGAGGTGTTCACCGCGCCCGTCCCCGACAGCGTCGAGGGCGAGGTGCTGTTCGACAAGCCCGTGTTGGTGCAGGGCCGGGAGGTGCTCGACGCCCGCCTCGTCTTCGAGGGCGGCGAGGTGGTCGAGCACTCGGCGTCGAAGAACGAGGCCGTCCTGACGAGCCTGCTCGACACCGACGAGGGGGCGCGCCGCCTCGGCGAACTCGGCATCGGCATGAACCGCGACATCGACGAGTTCACCTACAACATGCTGTTCGACGAGAAGACCGGCGACACCGTCCACATGGCCATCGGGATGGCCTACGAGGACACCGTCGGCGCGGACAACGAGCGCAACGACTCCGCCGTCCACACCGACATGATAGTCGATATGAGCGAGGACTCTGTCATCGAGGTGGACGGCGAGGCCGTCCAGCGGAACGGGACCTTCGTCTTCGAGGAGGGCTTCGAGGCGTAA